A section of the Actinomycetota bacterium genome encodes:
- a CDS encoding divalent metal cation transporter: MIGVAGIIVYSEMCGRVSAVARRPVFDLIRERTGFGAGLATLVASEVVNLMTCAAEIGGVAICLQLLSGLPYRLLILLAVLGLAVSSWVLPFR; encoded by the coding sequence GTGATCGGAGTCGCCGGGATCATCGTCTACTCGGAGATGTGCGGGCGCGTCTCGGCGGTCGCCAGGCGCCCGGTCTTCGACCTGATCCGCGAGCGAACCGGCTTCGGTGCGGGGCTGGCGACCCTGGTCGCCTCCGAGGTGGTCAACTTGATGACGTGCGCGGCGGAGATCGGAGGTGTCGCCATCTGCCTCCAGCTCCTCTCAGGCCTTCCCTATCGCCTCTTGATCCTGCTCGCGGTCTTGGGCCTCGCCGTCAGCTCCTGGGTACTGCCCTTCAGG